In the genome of Actinomadura luzonensis, the window AGGTTGACCAGCTCGGCGATCAGCGGGGCCTGCCGAGTTACGTTACAGGCTATTTCCACTTGACTAGTAACACTCCTTCGGCGTGTCATAGGCGTAATCCAGTTAGATAGTAACGGAGCCGTCATGTTCGCGCCCTATCGCCGCCTGCTCACCCACGCGGGCGTCCCCCGCCTGCTCGTCGCCGCCCTTCTCGTCAAGCTCGGCACACCCGTGCTCAGCCTCGCCCTCCTGCTGGCCGCCGTCGACCGGCTCGGCTCCTACGCCACCGCCGGGCTCGTGCTCACCGGCCACGCGCTGGCCCTGGCCCTCAGCGCGCCGCTCGGCGGACGCCTCGCCGACAGGTACGGCCCGCGCCCCGCCCTGACCGGCTACCTGGCCGCCCACACCTTCGCCTACGCCCTGCTGCTGCTCGCCCCGCCCGCCCTGATGATCGGCGCCGCGGTGCTCCTCGGCGCCACCACGCCGCCCGCCGGGTCCGTCGCCAGAAGCGCCTGGCCACGCCTCGTCCCGGCCGCCCTCCTGTCTGCCGCCTACGCCCTGGACAACGCCGTCAACGAGCTGATGTTCATCGCCGGGCCGCTGCTCGTGCCGGTCCTGGTCTGGGTCGTCCCCGCCCAGGGCGCGGTGGCTGTGGCGGGCGCCGCGGTCCTGGCCGGCGCCGCCCTGTTACTGGCCTGCCCGGCGGTCCGCCAGGCCGAGCAGGCCCCGCCCGGCAGGCTGAGACTGGCCGGGCCGCTCACCCACCGACCCACCCTCCTGCTGCTGACCCTAGCCGCTTTCGGCACGTTCACCTTCGGCTGCCTGCGCATCGCCACCGTCGCCTCGGCCACCGCCTCCGGCTCGGCCGCCTCCGCCGGCCTGCTGATGGGCCTGCTGTCGGCCGGCGCCCTCCTGGGCACCCTCGGCTACGGCGCGCGAGCCTGGCCCCTCAGCGATGGACGCCTGCTCGTCCTGCTCTCGCTCGCCGAAGCCGCCGTCCTGCTCGGCGCGGCCTGGGCGCCCGGCTTCGTAACGCTCGCCGTACTGATCGCTCTCGCCGGCCTGGTGACCGGCCCCCGTGACGCCGCCGTGCCCGCCCTGCTCGCCGACCACGCCCCCGCCCGCTACCGTACGGAGGTCTTCGCCTGGCTCAACACGTTCATGTGGGCCGGCTACGGCCTCGGCACCGCGGTCGCCGGCCACCTCACCGGCCCCCACGACACCGGCGCCACCGCCCTCGCCGTGGCCGCGGCGGCGGCCGGCGCGGGCGCGATCCTGGCGGCACTCGCCGGCAGACTCGCCCCGCCCTCGCCGACGCCCGTCGCTTCTCCACCAGCACAAACCCCTACCTCAACGGCGTTGGAGTAGATGGCAGAATGAAGCGCGACGATGCGGCCCAGAAAAGCGGACACGTGACATTGCTCTATCCCACAGCTTCGGATTTCTGCACGGTGTTCACCACCCACGACGACATCGGGGCTGCCGCAACACTGATCGGCGCAGTGGTCGCGTCCAAGATGCGGTGTAAAAGTGAGCGAGCGTAGGTTGCCGTGCTGAACCGTCCAAAGTTCGCACTACGCAAGGATCCACGCTCGTGGCACGCACACTACCGCCCGTCCAGGCCATCCGCGCCGAGATCGACGCTCTGTTCGCCTCCGACCGCGACCTGGTCGAGGTGATCGAGGACGTCGCCCGGCTCGGCGCCCGCCTGATCAGCGTGACCACGTACCTGGTCAACATGAACGACTTCGGCGGCTACAACGAGGTCTACGGCGAGTTCTTCGACGAGAGCGGCCCCGCCCGCACCACCGTCGCCGTCCACCAGCTCCCGCACCCGCACCTGCTCATCGAGATCTCCTGCATCGCCCACCTGCCGCAGCAAAGGAGCCGGCCATGATGCCTCCCTTCAACCTCCACAAGTGGATCGACGAGCACCAGGATCTGCTCAAGCCGCCGGTCGGCAACGCGCAGATCTGGACGGACGCCGACCTCATGGTCACCGTCGTGGGCGGGCCCAACCAGCGCACCGACTTCCACGACGACCCCATCGAGGAGTTCTTCTACCAGCTCAAGGGCGGCATGGTGCTGCGGGTGATGGAGGAGGAGGGCAAGCCGCCCGTCGACATCCAGATCAGGGAGGGCGACGTCTTCCTGCTGCCGCCGCACGTCCGGCACTCGCCGCAGCGTCCGGTGCCCGGCTCGATCGGCCTGGTCGTCGAGTTCGCCAGGCCGCAGGGCGACCTGGACGCCTTCGAGTGGTACTGCGTGAGCTGCCACCGGCTCGTCCACCGGGCCGAGGTGCAGCTCCAGTCGATCGTGGACGACCTGCCGCCCGTCTTCCGCGGCTTCTATGACAGCGACCGCGTCTGCCCGCACTGCGGCGCCGAGCACCCCGGCAAGGACTGGCCCGACGAGCTGCGGCCGGTGGTCCGGTGACGGTGATCGACGTCCACACGCACGTCTTTCCGCGGATCTCCCGCGAGGAGGCCAGGACGCTCGCCGGAGCGGGCGAGCCCTGGCTGCGCGACGGCATGATGATGAGCGGTGAGGACGACTACCGCCCCGTCACGCCGGAGCTGTGGGACGCCGGGGCCCGCGTGGCCGCCATGGACAGGACCGGCGTGGACGTGCAGGCGGTCTCCTCGACGCCGCTGCTGTTCGGCTACGCCGCCGACGCGTCGCGCGCGGCCGAGTGGTGCGCCATGGTCAACGACCGCATCCTGGCCTTCTGCGCGCAGGCCCCCGACCGGCTGCTGCCGCTGTGCCAGGTGCCGTTGCAGGACGCGGACCTGGCCGCCAGGACCGTCACCGAGGCCAGGGCCGCCGGGCACCGCGGCGTGCACATCGGCAACCACGTCGGCCCGCGCAACCTGGACGACCCGGACATCGTGGCGTTCCTCACGCACTGCGCCGAGCAGGACATGCCGGTGCTCGTGCACCCCTGGGACATGCTGGGCGCCGACCGCATGGCGGGCCACATGCTGCCGTGGTTGGTCGGCATGGCGGCCGAGACGCAGCTGGGCATCCTGTCGCTGATGCTCTCCGGCGCGTTCGAGCGGCTGCCGCGCTCGTTGCGGCTGTGCTTCTGCCACGGCGGGGGCAGCTTCGCCTTCCTGCTCGGACGGGCCGACAACGCCTGGCACAACCGCGACCTCGTCCGCGCGCACTCGCCCCGGCCGCCGTCGGCGTACACCGACCGGTTCTTCGTCGACTCGGCCGTGTTCGACCCGCGCGCCCTGCGGCTGCTGGTGGAGGTGATGGGGGCCGAGCGGGTGATGCTGGGCACCGACTTCCCGTTCCCGCTGGGCGAGCTGGAGCCGGGCGCGGTCGTCAGGGCCTGCCCCGAGCTGGACGACGCCGCCCGCGCGGCCGTCCTCGGCGGCAACGCCACGGCCTTCCTCGGGCTCGCCCGATGACGCTCGCCCGATGACGCTCGCCCGGGGCGGGACGCGGGCACCTCTCAACGTGACGTCCCTGCGCGTTCCAGCAGTTCGGCGGTCGCCTCCCACAGGCGCCGCTCCCGGTCCCGGTCGTGGGCGACCGGCCGCACCTCGGCCA includes:
- a CDS encoding MFS transporter — encoded protein: MFAPYRRLLTHAGVPRLLVAALLVKLGTPVLSLALLLAAVDRLGSYATAGLVLTGHALALALSAPLGGRLADRYGPRPALTGYLAAHTFAYALLLLAPPALMIGAAVLLGATTPPAGSVARSAWPRLVPAALLSAAYALDNAVNELMFIAGPLLVPVLVWVVPAQGAVAVAGAAVLAGAALLLACPAVRQAEQAPPGRLRLAGPLTHRPTLLLLTLAAFGTFTFGCLRIATVASATASGSAASAGLLMGLLSAGALLGTLGYGARAWPLSDGRLLVLLSLAEAAVLLGAAWAPGFVTLAVLIALAGLVTGPRDAAVPALLADHAPARYRTEVFAWLNTFMWAGYGLGTAVAGHLTGPHDTGATALAVAAAAAGAGAILAALAGRLAPPSPTPVASPPAQTPTSTALE
- a CDS encoding RidA family protein is translated as MARTLPPVQAIRAEIDALFASDRDLVEVIEDVARLGARLISVTTYLVNMNDFGGYNEVYGEFFDESGPARTTVAVHQLPHPHLLIEISCIAHLPQQRSRP
- a CDS encoding 3-hydroxyanthranilate 3,4-dioxygenase, which encodes MMPPFNLHKWIDEHQDLLKPPVGNAQIWTDADLMVTVVGGPNQRTDFHDDPIEEFFYQLKGGMVLRVMEEEGKPPVDIQIREGDVFLLPPHVRHSPQRPVPGSIGLVVEFARPQGDLDAFEWYCVSCHRLVHRAEVQLQSIVDDLPPVFRGFYDSDRVCPHCGAEHPGKDWPDELRPVVR
- a CDS encoding amidohydrolase family protein yields the protein MTVIDVHTHVFPRISREEARTLAGAGEPWLRDGMMMSGEDDYRPVTPELWDAGARVAAMDRTGVDVQAVSSTPLLFGYAADASRAAEWCAMVNDRILAFCAQAPDRLLPLCQVPLQDADLAARTVTEARAAGHRGVHIGNHVGPRNLDDPDIVAFLTHCAEQDMPVLVHPWDMLGADRMAGHMLPWLVGMAAETQLGILSLMLSGAFERLPRSLRLCFCHGGGSFAFLLGRADNAWHNRDLVRAHSPRPPSAYTDRFFVDSAVFDPRALRLLVEVMGAERVMLGTDFPFPLGELEPGAVVRACPELDDAARAAVLGGNATAFLGLAR